From the Selenomonas timonae genome, one window contains:
- the uvrC gene encoding excinuclease ABC subunit UvrC, translating into MTDLVAEKLKLLPESPGVYLMKDARGKIIYVGKAIVLKNRVRQYFQSSRNQAPKVRAMVSHVADFETIMTANEVESLILEANLIKKHRPRYNIRLKDDKSYPYVKVTVQEEYPRVFITRRVLRDGARYFGPYTNVTALRDSLKLLKRLFPLRTCRTMPDRPCLEYHIKRCLAPCVGKVGEEDYRAMIHAVLLFLEGRTDDVERELEHRMALAAEAYHFETAARLRDQLIAVRKAAERQNIVTGAGDQDALGMARSAAGVCVQIFFIRGGKMIGREHFLLRGSEEESDADILRAFLEQYYNQATFVPREVLLPHAIDDAARAIIEQWLSERKGGGKVALLTPQRGTKRDIVTMATGNAEKFLADEETRRSLANETTLGAVEELGRYLGLKKPPRRMECFDISHNQGQETVASMVVFEDGMPKKSDYRRFKIRSAEGKPDDFLSMREVTTRRYVGLPEDELPDLIIIDGGKGQLSSALEIIRNEAGHKDVPVVGLAKQFELIFTEGHSEPVELPRRSQSLYLVQRIRDEAHRFAITFHRKLRGKRNLVSVLDHIVGVGPKRRQSLWSHFGTLDKIKAASVDELAAAPGMNRPAAEAIVHFFDAQRALRGKD; encoded by the coding sequence GTGACCGACCTCGTTGCCGAAAAACTGAAGTTGCTGCCAGAGAGTCCCGGCGTCTATCTCATGAAGGACGCGCGCGGGAAGATCATCTATGTGGGCAAGGCAATCGTCCTCAAGAACCGCGTTCGGCAGTATTTCCAGAGCAGCCGCAATCAGGCGCCGAAGGTGCGTGCGATGGTTTCGCACGTTGCCGACTTCGAGACGATCATGACAGCGAACGAAGTCGAGTCGCTGATTCTCGAGGCAAATCTCATTAAGAAACATCGTCCGCGCTACAATATACGGCTCAAGGACGACAAGAGTTACCCCTATGTCAAGGTGACGGTGCAGGAGGAATATCCGCGCGTCTTCATCACGCGGCGCGTACTGCGTGATGGAGCGCGCTACTTCGGCCCCTATACGAATGTGACGGCGCTGCGGGACAGCTTAAAGCTCCTGAAGCGCCTTTTTCCTCTGCGTACGTGTCGGACAATGCCTGATCGGCCATGCCTTGAGTACCATATCAAGCGCTGTCTCGCACCCTGTGTAGGCAAGGTGGGGGAGGAGGATTACCGAGCGATGATCCATGCTGTTCTTCTCTTTCTCGAGGGACGGACGGACGATGTGGAGCGTGAGCTTGAGCACCGCATGGCACTTGCGGCGGAGGCGTACCACTTCGAGACGGCGGCGCGCCTGCGGGATCAGCTCATAGCCGTGCGCAAGGCGGCAGAGCGGCAGAACATCGTGACGGGCGCGGGAGATCAGGATGCGCTCGGCATGGCGCGCTCGGCGGCAGGCGTCTGCGTGCAGATCTTCTTCATCCGCGGCGGAAAGATGATTGGGCGCGAGCACTTCCTCCTCCGTGGGAGCGAGGAGGAGAGCGATGCGGACATCCTGCGCGCCTTCCTCGAGCAGTACTACAATCAGGCGACCTTCGTGCCGCGCGAGGTGCTGTTGCCGCATGCGATCGACGACGCTGCGCGTGCGATCATTGAGCAGTGGCTCTCAGAGAGAAAGGGCGGTGGCAAGGTCGCGCTCCTCACGCCGCAGCGCGGGACAAAGCGCGATATTGTGACGATGGCGACGGGCAATGCGGAGAAATTCCTCGCGGATGAGGAGACACGCCGCAGTCTCGCCAATGAGACTACACTCGGCGCGGTCGAGGAGCTGGGGCGCTATCTCGGACTCAAAAAGCCGCCGCGCCGCATGGAATGCTTTGACATCTCGCACAATCAGGGGCAGGAGACCGTCGCCTCGATGGTCGTCTTCGAGGATGGCATGCCGAAGAAGTCCGACTATCGCCGCTTCAAGATTCGGAGCGCGGAGGGCAAGCCCGACGACTTCCTCTCCATGCGTGAGGTGACGACGCGACGCTATGTGGGACTGCCCGAGGACGAACTGCCTGACCTCATCATCATCGACGGCGGCAAGGGTCAGCTCTCCTCCGCGCTCGAGATCATCCGAAATGAGGCGGGGCACAAGGATGTGCCCGTCGTCGGGCTCGCAAAGCAATTCGAGCTCATCTTTACAGAGGGGCATTCGGAGCCGGTCGAGCTGCCGCGCCGCAGTCAGTCCCTTTACCTCGTCCAGCGCATCCGTGACGAGGCGCACCGCTTTGCCATCACCTTTCATCGCAAGCTGCGCGGCAAGCGCAACCTCGTCTCCGTCCTCGATCACATTGTCGGTGTCGGCCCGAAGCGGCGGCAGAGTCTTTGGTCGCACTTCGGCACACTCGATAAGATCAAGGCGGCATCTGTCGATGAACTCGCCGCTGCGCCGGGGATGAATCGCCCTGCGGCAGAGGCGATTGTGCATTTTTTCGACGCACAGCGTGCGCTTCGTGGGAAAGATTAG
- a CDS encoding 2-isopropylmalate synthase, producing the protein MNHTKYTKGYYMPPEIRLDWLRQDAPDKAPIWCSVDLRDGNQALIIPMSLDEKLAFFDLLVRVGFKEIEVGFPAASETEYEFLRRLVDDNLIPDDVTVQVLTQAREHIIRKTFDALRGVKNAIVHVYNPTSAAQREQVFARSKEEILQIAVDGAKLLKKLTEEAGANYRFEYSPESFTGTEPEYALEVCNAVLDVWQPTPDRKAIINLPSTVQMSMSHVYGMQIAYVNERLKYRDSVVLSLHPHNDRGCGVADAEMGLLAGADRVEGTLFGNGERTGNVDIITVAMNMFALGVDPNLDFSDLPHLVEVYEQVTRMQVNPRQPYSGALVFAAFSGSHQDAIAKGMKHWDENKPKHWSLPYLYIDPKDIGRTYDGDVIRINSQSGRGGVGYIMEQQYGISMPKKMREDLSYRVKSVSDSGHKELLPDEIYKVFMDTYVNVVFPFELTDFHLKKQPDGTRMGDVHLKVDGEDRTYEARGNGRLDAISNAMQANLGLRYTNLTYSEHALEIGQTSRAISYISITGEDGNVYWGAGLDTDIITSSILALFSAINRMKAGH; encoded by the coding sequence ATGAATCACACGAAGTACACCAAGGGATACTATATGCCGCCTGAGATCCGTCTGGACTGGCTGCGCCAGGACGCGCCGGACAAGGCTCCAATCTGGTGCTCGGTTGATCTGCGCGACGGCAATCAGGCACTCATCATCCCGATGAGTTTGGACGAGAAGCTGGCGTTCTTCGATCTTCTCGTGCGTGTGGGGTTCAAGGAGATCGAGGTCGGTTTTCCTGCCGCGTCGGAGACGGAGTACGAGTTCCTGCGCCGCCTCGTCGATGACAATCTCATCCCCGACGATGTGACCGTGCAGGTGCTGACACAGGCGCGGGAGCATATCATCCGAAAGACGTTTGATGCGCTGCGCGGCGTGAAGAACGCGATTGTGCATGTCTACAACCCCACGTCTGCAGCACAGCGCGAGCAGGTATTTGCACGCTCAAAGGAGGAGATCCTCCAGATCGCCGTGGACGGCGCAAAGCTTCTCAAGAAGCTGACGGAGGAGGCGGGCGCGAACTATCGGTTTGAATACTCGCCCGAAAGCTTCACGGGCACGGAGCCCGAATATGCGCTCGAAGTCTGCAATGCCGTTCTCGATGTGTGGCAGCCCACGCCCGATCGCAAGGCGATCATCAATCTTCCCTCGACGGTTCAAATGTCGATGTCACACGTCTACGGAATGCAGATTGCCTACGTCAATGAGCGGCTGAAATACCGTGACAGCGTCGTCCTTTCCCTCCACCCGCACAACGACCGCGGCTGCGGCGTAGCAGATGCGGAGATGGGGCTGCTCGCAGGCGCAGATCGTGTCGAGGGCACGCTCTTCGGCAACGGGGAGCGCACGGGCAACGTCGACATCATCACGGTTGCAATGAACATGTTCGCGCTCGGTGTCGATCCGAACCTCGACTTCTCCGATCTCCCGCACCTCGTTGAGGTCTATGAGCAGGTGACGCGCATGCAGGTCAACCCGCGCCAGCCGTATTCGGGCGCACTCGTCTTTGCCGCGTTCTCCGGTTCCCATCAGGATGCCATCGCCAAGGGCATGAAGCACTGGGATGAGAACAAACCCAAGCACTGGTCACTGCCCTATCTCTACATCGATCCGAAGGATATCGGGCGCACGTACGACGGCGATGTCATCCGCATCAACAGCCAGTCGGGCAGGGGCGGTGTCGGTTATATCATGGAGCAGCAGTACGGCATCAGCATGCCGAAGAAGATGCGCGAGGATCTCAGCTACCGCGTCAAGTCCGTATCCGACAGCGGGCACAAAGAACTCCTGCCGGACGAGATCTACAAGGTGTTCATGGATACCTACGTCAATGTTGTATTCCCGTTCGAACTCACGGATTTCCATCTGAAAAAGCAGCCGGACGGCACGCGCATGGGCGACGTTCATCTCAAGGTGGACGGCGAGGACCGCACGTATGAGGCACGCGGCAACGGCCGCCTCGACGCCATCTCGAACGCCATGCAGGCAAATCTGGGGCTTCGCTACACGAACCTGACCTACAGTGAGCACGCGCTTGAGATCGGGCAGACCTCGCGCGCCATCTCCTATATCAGCATCACGGGCGAGGACGGCAATGTCTACTGGGGAGCGGGACTGGATACGGACATCATCACCTCGTCCATCCTCGCGCTCTTCAGTGCGATCAACCGCATGAAGGCAGGGCATTGA
- a CDS encoding DUF2156 domain-containing protein: MPKGKVRLIEFHALTKEDKPLLDRYFRANYYENSHFNFTNLYMWREPFHVHIAEEDDVLYVVSEWKARVSALQPFCDSALYPAATKKLLAYFEEIEQPFHIYDMERGYADFLRSCDCAHFEVVADRDNYDYVYLSEKLISLAGRKLHSKKNHLNAFRKEHPDAVFVPITDEIVTLCKLELNSWYKQHKQEDGTVDPFIGYERTAILEVLNNFADFGLKGGAILLDGRVIAFTFGEQLNTDTAVIHVEKADPELRGAYPAINQGFVEHAWSHLTYINREEDMGIEGLRKAKESYKPEKLIEKFNATLVGFANCT, encoded by the coding sequence ATGCCCAAAGGGAAGGTGAGACTCATCGAATTTCATGCCTTGACAAAGGAAGACAAGCCGCTGCTTGATCGATATTTTCGTGCGAATTACTATGAGAATTCGCATTTTAACTTTACGAATCTCTACATGTGGCGCGAACCGTTCCATGTCCACATCGCCGAGGAGGACGATGTCCTCTACGTTGTGAGCGAGTGGAAGGCGCGTGTCTCCGCCTTGCAGCCGTTTTGCGATTCCGCGCTCTATCCTGCGGCGACGAAGAAGCTGCTCGCGTACTTCGAGGAGATTGAGCAGCCGTTCCACATCTATGACATGGAACGCGGCTATGCGGATTTCCTGCGCAGCTGCGACTGCGCACACTTTGAGGTGGTCGCTGACCGCGACAACTATGACTATGTGTACCTTTCGGAAAAGCTCATCAGCCTCGCGGGCCGCAAGCTGCACTCGAAGAAGAACCATCTGAATGCGTTTCGCAAGGAGCATCCCGACGCGGTGTTCGTGCCGATTACGGATGAGATCGTAACGCTGTGCAAGCTCGAGCTGAACAGCTGGTACAAGCAGCACAAGCAGGAGGACGGGACCGTTGATCCGTTCATCGGCTATGAGCGTACGGCGATCCTCGAGGTGCTGAACAACTTCGCGGACTTCGGGCTGAAGGGCGGCGCGATTCTCCTCGACGGGCGCGTCATCGCCTTTACCTTCGGTGAGCAGCTGAACACGGATACAGCGGTCATCCACGTGGAGAAGGCAGACCCCGAGCTGCGCGGCGCATATCCCGCGATCAATCAGGGGTTCGTGGAGCACGCGTGGAGCCATCTGACCTACATCAACCGCGAGGAGGATATGGGGATCGAAGGGCTGCGCAAGGCAAAGGAGTCGTACAAGCCCGAGAAGCTGATTGAGAAGTTTAATGCGACCTTGGTCGGATTTGCAAACTGCACGTGA
- a CDS encoding type I phosphomannose isomerase catalytic subunit, which yields MKYPMKLIAPLKDYLWGGTRLRDEYGKETQLTKVAESWELACHRDGKSVIANGAAAGWTLSDWLAEAGTDALGTRAAKFSYFPLLIKLIDARDDLSVQVHPNDDYALRVEGEYGKTELWYVVDAAQGAELLYGFAHEISKEEFRRRIEDNTLLDVVRHVPVQKGDVFFIPAGTLHAIGKGILICEIQQNSNTTYRIYDYGRIGADGKPRDLHIEKALDVTSLAPAPAYACGNEVDIFAGARARLLAACGYFTAYHLTVDGECALTVSEDSFQCLTVLSGNVQLRTETDELQVQKGESVFLPAGLGHCVLTGMGELILSKI from the coding sequence ATGAAGTATCCGATGAAACTCATTGCGCCGCTGAAGGACTATCTCTGGGGCGGTACGCGGCTCAGGGATGAATACGGAAAGGAAACGCAGCTGACGAAGGTCGCCGAGAGCTGGGAGCTTGCCTGCCATAGGGACGGCAAAAGCGTCATTGCAAACGGCGCTGCGGCGGGATGGACTCTTTCGGATTGGCTCGCGGAGGCGGGCACGGATGCACTCGGCACGCGTGCGGCGAAGTTTTCGTATTTCCCACTGCTCATCAAGCTCATCGATGCGCGTGACGATCTCTCCGTGCAGGTGCATCCAAATGATGATTATGCACTGCGCGTCGAGGGGGAGTACGGCAAGACGGAGCTGTGGTATGTCGTGGACGCAGCACAGGGGGCGGAGCTGCTCTATGGATTTGCGCACGAGATCTCAAAGGAAGAGTTTCGTCGGCGCATAGAGGACAACACTCTGCTCGATGTTGTGCGTCATGTGCCTGTGCAGAAGGGCGATGTCTTCTTCATCCCTGCGGGGACGCTCCATGCAATCGGCAAGGGCATCCTCATCTGCGAGATCCAGCAGAACTCGAATACGACGTATCGCATCTACGATTACGGCCGCATCGGTGCGGACGGCAAGCCACGCGATCTTCATATCGAAAAGGCGCTTGATGTGACCTCCCTTGCACCTGCTCCCGCGTATGCGTGCGGCAATGAGGTCGACATCTTCGCGGGAGCGAGGGCGCGCCTTCTGGCGGCGTGCGGGTATTTCACCGCCTATCATCTCACAGTGGACGGGGAATGTGCGCTTACTGTAAGCGAAGACTCATTCCAGTGTCTGACCGTGCTTTCGGGCAACGTACAGCTTCGCACTGAAACGGACGAACTGCAGGTACAAAAGGGGGAGAGCGTCTTCCTGCCCGCAGGATTGGGACACTGTGTGCTCACGGGCATGGGAGAGCTGATTCTCAGTAAAATATAG
- the uraA gene encoding uracil permease produces MSQKVIDTTERPPLLTTIPLSLQHLFAMFGSTVLVPILFHVNPATVLLFNGIGTLFYLILCKGKIPAYLGSSFAFLSPVFLVLSEYSYEAALGGFIVVGIVFCIVSFIVHTIGTSWIDVIFPPASMGAIVAVIGLELMPTAAGMAGLTGENTDATVIFVSIATLAITIFASMAFRGFLSIIPILIGVVAGYIIAFAVGIVDLSHVESAPWLAIPTIYTPEFDLRAILIILPASIVVIVEHIGHLIVTGNIVGRNLAKDPGLDRSLLGNGVSTIFSGFFGSTPNTTYGENIGVLAITKVYSTWVIGGAAIFAILLSCLGKLAALIQSIPTPVMGGVSMLLFGVIAASGIRILVEAKVDYNNPMNLLLTSIVMGVGVSTASLTIGTVTLRGMSLATVIAIILSVSFRIILALRRQEQKQSE; encoded by the coding sequence ATGTCCCAAAAGGTCATTGATACCACGGAGCGCCCGCCGCTCCTCACCACCATCCCGCTCTCCCTGCAGCATCTCTTCGCGATGTTCGGCTCGACCGTGCTCGTGCCGATCCTCTTTCACGTCAACCCCGCGACCGTGCTGCTCTTCAACGGCATCGGCACACTGTTCTACCTCATCCTCTGCAAGGGCAAGATTCCCGCCTATCTCGGCTCGAGCTTCGCCTTCCTCTCCCCCGTCTTCCTCGTCCTCTCCGAGTACAGCTACGAGGCAGCACTCGGCGGTTTCATCGTCGTCGGCATCGTCTTCTGCATTGTCAGCTTCATCGTGCATACGATCGGAACGAGCTGGATCGACGTCATCTTCCCGCCCGCCTCGATGGGCGCAATCGTCGCCGTCATTGGACTCGAGCTAATGCCGACGGCGGCGGGCATGGCAGGGCTGACGGGAGAAAATACCGACGCAACCGTCATCTTCGTCTCGATCGCAACCCTCGCCATCACAATCTTCGCCTCGATGGCGTTCCGCGGCTTCCTCTCCATCATTCCGATTCTCATCGGCGTTGTCGCGGGCTACATCATCGCCTTTGCCGTTGGCATCGTCGATCTCTCGCACGTTGAGAGCGCGCCGTGGCTCGCGATACCGACGATCTACACGCCGGAGTTCGACCTGCGTGCCATCCTCATCATCCTGCCCGCCTCCATTGTCGTCATCGTGGAGCACATCGGCCACCTCATTGTCACGGGCAATATTGTCGGACGCAACCTCGCAAAGGATCCGGGGCTTGATCGCTCCCTCCTCGGAAACGGCGTCTCGACCATCTTCTCGGGCTTCTTCGGCTCGACACCGAACACGACCTACGGCGAGAACATCGGCGTGCTCGCCATCACAAAGGTTTACTCCACGTGGGTCATCGGCGGCGCAGCGATCTTTGCAATCCTGCTCTCCTGTCTCGGCAAGCTCGCCGCGCTCATCCAGAGCATCCCGACGCCCGTCATGGGCGGCGTCTCCATGCTGCTCTTCGGCGTCATCGCCGCCTCGGGCATCCGTATCCTTGTCGAGGCGAAGGTGGACTACAACAATCCGATGAATCTCCTCCTCACCTCGATCGTCATGGGTGTCGGTGTCTCGACGGCAAGCCTCACCATCGGCACGGTCACACTGCGCGGTATGTCGCTCGCGACTGTCATTGCCATCATCCTCTCCGTCTCTTTCCGCATCATCCTCGCCCTGCGCCGTCAGGAGCAGAAACAGAGCGAGTGA
- a CDS encoding RluA family pseudouridine synthase: MEITVDLHADETCPAKAYLMRTRGISSGLWKRIKHSGTFAVNGVPAIAARTMLRAGDIVSYELPIVSSITPEQLPLSIVYEDNDLLVIDKPAGQLVHPTTKEAHGTVANAVLGLYTARGISLDFHPCHRLDRNTSGLLLIAKRPEVQHQIARTHTLERTYLALIEGAITPTSGTIDAPIARALPSIILRHVAPDGKPARTHYEMVWTNGEHTLLRLRLETGRTHQIRVHLAHLGYPLLGDDLYGGNTERITRHALHSTQLTLSQPCTHEGLTITAPLPEDMTEIVHHISIS, from the coding sequence ATGGAAATCACAGTCGACCTGCACGCGGATGAAACATGCCCCGCAAAGGCGTACCTGATGCGCACGCGCGGCATTTCCTCGGGGCTCTGGAAACGGATCAAACACAGCGGAACATTCGCCGTGAACGGCGTCCCCGCGATTGCTGCGCGCACGATGCTGCGTGCGGGTGATATTGTCTCCTACGAACTGCCCATCGTCTCCTCCATCACACCGGAGCAGCTACCGCTCTCCATTGTCTATGAGGACAACGATCTCCTCGTCATCGACAAGCCTGCGGGGCAACTCGTCCATCCGACGACAAAGGAGGCACACGGCACCGTTGCAAACGCCGTGCTGGGACTCTATACCGCGCGTGGTATCTCTCTCGACTTTCACCCCTGCCACCGCCTCGACCGCAACACCTCAGGGCTGCTCCTCATCGCCAAGCGTCCCGAGGTGCAGCATCAGATTGCGCGTACACATACACTTGAGCGAACGTATCTGGCGCTGATCGAGGGAGCGATTACACCTACGTCAGGCACGATCGATGCGCCGATTGCACGCGCCCTGCCGAGCATCATCTTGCGCCATGTCGCGCCCGATGGAAAGCCCGCGCGCACACATTATGAAATGGTGTGGACGAACGGAGAACATACCCTTTTGCGACTGCGCCTCGAAACGGGACGTACCCACCAGATCCGTGTCCACCTCGCCCACCTCGGGTATCCGCTGCTCGGCGATGATCTCTACGGCGGCAATACGGAACGAATCACCCGTCACGCCCTACACTCGACACAGCTCACACTCAGCCAGCCGTGCACACATGAAGGTCTGACCATCACAGCCCCCTTACCAGAAGATATGACGGAGATTGTTCACCACATTTCTATATCATAA
- the upp gene encoding uracil phosphoribosyltransferase, with protein sequence MADTFHPSDIPSLHLVDHPLIQHKLTIMRMKETGTKEFRELLSEIAMLMAYEITRDFPLRDVEIETPVARCHAKMLEGKKLGIVPILRAGLGMLDGILTLVPAARVGHIGLYRDPETLAPVEYYAKLPSGVEDRTLIVPDPMLATGGSASAALTMLKEKGARSIILMCLVSAPEGIRRVAADHPDVPIYVAAVDERLNDHGYIVPGLGDAGDRIFGTL encoded by the coding sequence ATGGCTGATACATTCCATCCGTCCGATATTCCGAGTCTCCATCTCGTCGATCATCCGCTCATCCAGCACAAGCTGACCATCATGCGTATGAAGGAGACGGGGACGAAGGAGTTCCGCGAGCTGCTCTCGGAGATTGCCATGCTCATGGCATATGAGATCACGCGCGATTTCCCGCTGCGCGATGTGGAGATCGAGACGCCCGTCGCACGCTGTCATGCGAAGATGCTCGAGGGCAAGAAGCTCGGCATCGTGCCCATCCTGCGCGCAGGGCTCGGCATGCTCGACGGCATATTGACCCTCGTACCTGCCGCGCGCGTGGGGCATATCGGACTCTACCGCGACCCCGAGACACTTGCGCCTGTCGAGTACTACGCAAAGCTGCCGAGCGGTGTCGAGGATCGTACGCTCATCGTCCCCGACCCCATGCTCGCTACGGGCGGCAGTGCGTCGGCGGCACTCACCATGCTCAAGGAAAAGGGCGCACGCAGCATCATCCTCATGTGCCTCGTCTCCGCGCCCGAGGGCATTCGTCGCGTGGCTGCCGATCATCCCGACGTGCCGATCTATGTCGCAGCCGTCGATGAACGCCTCAACGATCACGGCTACATCGTGCCGGGTCTCGGCGACGCAGGCGATCGCATCTTCGGGACACTGTAA
- the glyA gene encoding serine hydroxymethyltransferase, protein MSMMDSLEKVDPQTFAAIEDELNRQRTKLELIASENIVSRAVMEAQGSVLTNKYAEGYPGKRYYGGCEYVDVAEQLAIDRAKELFGATWANVQPHSGAQANMAVFFALLQPGDTILGMNLTDGGHLTHGSPVNISGTYYKVIPYGVDRETERIDYDALEALAKEHNPKMIIAGASAYARTIDFERIGAIAKAVGAFFMVDMAHIAGLVAAGQHPSPVPYADVVTTTTHKTLRGPRGGLILGRDEELGAKINKAVFPGIQGGPLMHVIAAKAVALGEALQPSFKEYGAQVVKNAAALADELTKCGYRIVSGGTDTHVMLVDLTNKEITGKEAQNLLDEVSITANRNTIPFEPRSPFVTSGIRLGSPALTSRGFKEEDMREVARIIAYVLDAPTDEARKEEARSRVAALCAKYPLYE, encoded by the coding sequence ATGAGCATGATGGATTCGTTGGAAAAGGTCGACCCACAGACGTTTGCGGCGATTGAGGATGAACTGAACCGCCAGCGTACGAAGCTGGAGCTCATCGCCTCGGAAAACATCGTCAGCCGCGCGGTTATGGAGGCGCAGGGCAGTGTCCTCACGAACAAGTACGCAGAGGGCTACCCGGGAAAGCGCTACTACGGTGGTTGTGAATACGTCGATGTGGCGGAGCAGCTTGCGATTGACCGCGCAAAGGAGCTCTTCGGAGCGACATGGGCGAATGTGCAGCCTCATTCGGGCGCGCAGGCGAATATGGCGGTCTTCTTTGCACTGTTGCAGCCGGGCGACACGATCCTCGGCATGAATCTGACGGACGGCGGGCATCTGACACACGGCAGCCCCGTCAACATCTCTGGGACATATTACAAGGTCATTCCTTACGGTGTGGATCGCGAGACGGAGCGCATTGACTACGATGCGCTTGAGGCGCTTGCGAAGGAGCACAATCCCAAAATGATTATCGCGGGTGCTTCGGCATATGCACGCACGATTGACTTCGAGCGCATCGGGGCGATTGCAAAGGCGGTCGGCGCGTTCTTCATGGTGGATATGGCGCATATTGCGGGGCTTGTCGCCGCAGGGCAGCACCCCAGTCCCGTGCCCTATGCCGATGTTGTGACCACGACCACCCACAAGACCCTGCGCGGGCCGCGTGGGGGACTTATCCTCGGGCGCGATGAGGAACTTGGCGCGAAGATCAACAAGGCGGTCTTCCCCGGCATTCAGGGCGGTCCTCTCATGCACGTCATTGCGGCAAAGGCAGTTGCGCTCGGCGAGGCTCTCCAGCCCTCGTTCAAGGAGTACGGCGCGCAGGTCGTGAAAAATGCGGCAGCACTCGCGGATGAACTGACGAAGTGCGGCTACCGCATCGTATCGGGCGGGACGGACACACACGTCATGCTCGTCGATCTCACGAACAAGGAGATCACGGGCAAGGAGGCGCAGAACCTCCTCGACGAGGTCAGTATCACGGCGAACCGCAATACGATTCCGTTCGAGCCGCGCAGCCCGTTCGTCACGAGCGGCATTCGCCTTGGCTCACCTGCGCTCACGTCGCGCGGCTTCAAGGAAGAGGATATGCGCGAGGTGGCGCGCATTATCGCATACGTCCTCGACGCGCCGACCGATGAAGCGCGTAAGGAAGAGGCGCGTAGCCGCGTCGCCGCACTCTGTGCGAAATACCCCCTGTACGAATAA
- the rpiB gene encoding ribose 5-phosphate isomerase B yields the protein MNITIGSDHGAVDLKEEVKMVLHEFSDVHVKDVGTFGKEAVDYPDIAEKVCADVISGKADRGIVLCGTGLGISIAANKIKGIRAALCADVYTAIMSRKHNDANVLALGGRVTGFGPAGEIVRAWIRTEFEGGRHARRVEKIMALEDQKNG from the coding sequence ATGAATATTACGATTGGCAGCGACCACGGTGCCGTGGATCTCAAAGAAGAGGTCAAGATGGTGCTCCATGAATTCAGCGATGTGCATGTAAAGGATGTTGGAACCTTTGGAAAGGAGGCCGTCGATTACCCTGACATCGCGGAGAAGGTCTGCGCCGATGTCATCTCGGGAAAGGCGGATCGCGGGATCGTGCTCTGCGGCACAGGGCTTGGCATCTCGATTGCAGCGAACAAGATCAAGGGTATCCGCGCGGCACTCTGCGCTGATGTCTATACGGCAATTATGTCGCGGAAGCACAACGATGCGAATGTGCTTGCCCTTGGTGGCCGCGTGACGGGCTTCGGCCCTGCGGGCGAGATTGTGCGCGCGTGGATTCGCACGGAGTTCGAGGGTGGGCGTCATGCGCGCCGTGTCGAAAAAATTATGGCGCTGGAAGATCAGAAAAACGGTTAA
- a CDS encoding metal ABC transporter permease, translating to MELIYGAMDALLPLAWMEYTFMKNALLAILLMTPLFGLLSTMVVSSRMAFFSDSLGHGAFTGIAIGVLVGIFAPLTSLILFSIAFALLITYIKHRTAASADTVIGVFSSTAIAVGLMIMSHGGGFSKFSPLLIGDILSITPADLAGLLAVDAVVFVGWMLLFNRLLLLSVNASLARSRGVSIFAVEALFAALLAVVVAVSIQWVGILIINALLVLPGAASRNLAGSVKSYHLLSVLIALGAGLAGLFAAYYFGIAAGAAIVAAAALMFFFSLALSPHFRQ from the coding sequence ATGGAACTGATCTACGGGGCAATGGATGCACTCCTGCCACTGGCATGGATGGAGTACACCTTCATGAAGAACGCGCTCCTTGCAATCCTCCTCATGACACCGCTCTTCGGACTGCTCTCGACGATGGTGGTCTCGAGCCGTATGGCGTTCTTCTCGGACTCCCTCGGGCATGGCGCGTTTACGGGCATTGCCATCGGTGTGCTCGTCGGCATATTTGCACCGCTCACATCGCTCATCCTCTTTTCGATTGCGTTTGCACTTCTCATCACCTACATCAAGCACCGCACAGCGGCATCGGCGGATACGGTCATCGGCGTGTTCTCCTCAACGGCGATTGCCGTCGGTCTCATGATTATGAGTCACGGCGGAGGCTTTTCGAAATTTTCTCCGCTCCTCATTGGAGACATTCTGAGCATTACCCCTGCTGATCTCGCGGGTCTGCTCGCCGTCGATGCCGTCGTCTTCGTTGGCTGGATGCTGCTCTTCAACCGATTGCTTCTGCTATCCGTGAACGCCTCACTTGCGCGCAGCCGCGGTGTCTCAATATTTGCCGTGGAGGCTCTGTTCGCCGCGCTGCTCGCCGTCGTTGTAGCTGTGAGCATCCAGTGGGTCGGCATCCTCATCATCAACGCACTGCTTGTCCTGCCGGGGGCAGCCTCGCGGAATCTCGCGGGAAGCGTCAAGTCATATCATCTGTTGTCAGTTCTCATTGCGCTCGGCGCGGGTCTCGCTGGGCTCTTTGCGGCATACTATTTCGGTATTGCGGCGGGTGCGGCGATCGTGGCGGCGGCGGCGCTGATGTTCTTTTTCTCGCTTGCCCTGAGCCCTCATTTTCGACAGTAA